The Variovorax sp. PMC12 genome segment CTGCCGATGAGCTCCCGTCCCGTCCCGGCCCCCGTGGTCGACCCCGAAGCGATCCTCTCCCGGGCACGCATCACTTTCGACATCGAAGCCGAAGCCGTCTCCGGCCTGAAGGCCCGCGTCGGGCCGAGCTTCGTCGACGCCGTGCGCAAGATCCTCGAAGTGCGCGGCCGCGTGGTCGTCATGGGCATGGGCAAGAGCGGCCACGTCGGCCGCAAGATCGCCGCCACCCTCGCCTCCACCGGCACGCCCGCGATGTTCGTGCACCCGGCCGAGGCCAGCCACGGCGACCTCGGCATGATCAAGTCGGTCGACTTGGTGCTGGCCATCTCCAACAGCGGCGAAGTCGACGAGCTCACCGTCATCCTGCCGGTCGTCAAGCGCCAGGGCGTGCCCCTGATCGCCATGACCGGCCGCCCCGAGTCCACGCTTGCGCGCCATGCCGACATCGTGATCGACGCCGGCGTCTCCAAGGAAGCCTGCCCGCTCAACCTCGCCCCCACCGCGAGCACCACCGCCCAGATGGCGATGGGCGACGCGCTGGCCGTGGCGCTGCTCGACGCGCGCGGCTTCGGCTCCGAAGACTTCGCGCGCTCGCATCCGGGCGGCGCGCTCGGGCGCAAACTGCTCACCCACGTGAGCGACGTCATGCGCTCCGGCGACGAGGTGCCGCGCGTGCCGCCGTCGGCCACCATCAGCGAGCTGATGCGCGCGATGAGCATCAAGGGCTTCGGCGCCGCCGCGGTGGTCGAGCCCGACGGCCGGGCCTCGGGCATCTTCACCGACGGCGACCTGCGCCGCCTGATCGAAGCCGGCGCCGACCTGCGCAGCCCCAAGGCGGCCGAGGTGATGCACCACAACCCGCGCACCATCCGCGTCGACGCGCTGGCCGTCGAAGCCGCCGAGCTCATGGAGCAATGCGGCATCACCCGGCTGTTCGTGATCGACGGCGCGGGCGTGGTCGTGGGTGCGATCAACACCAACGACCTGATGCGCGCGAAGGTCATCTGATGGCGCTCGAGTTCCAGGCCGAGACCCTGCTCGCCGCGCAGGACGTGCGCATCGTTTTCTTCGACATCGACGGCGTCCTGACCGACGGCGGCGTGTACTTCACCGAGCACGGCGAAACGCTCAAGCGCTTCAGCATCCTCGACGGCTACGGCCTCAAGCTGCTGCGCAAGGCGGGCATCGTGCCCGCGGTGATCACCGGGCGCGATTCCAAGCCGCTGCGCGTGCGGCTCGAGGCGCTGGGCATCGAGCATGTGCGCTACGGCACCGAAGACAAGCTGCCCGCCGCGCAAGCCATGCTCGGCCAGCTGGGCTTCACGTGGGCACAGGCCGCGGCCATCGGCGACGACTGGCCCGACCTGCCGGTGCTCACGCGCGTGGGTTTCGCGGCGGCGCCGGCCAATGCGCATGCCGAGGTGCGCGGCGTTGCCCGCTACGTCACCAAGGCGCGCGGCGGCGAAGGCGCGGCGCGCGAGTTCTGCGACCTGCTTCTCACGGCCTGCGGCCAGTACCGCGCCATGCTCGACGCTGCCCGGGGCCCGAACACATGAACAACGTGAAAAGCGCATGGGGCCTGGTGCGCGGTGTCCTCGACCGCGCCACCATCTACCTGCCGATCATCCTGACGGCGGCCGTCGCGCTCGGCACCTACTGGCTGGTGCGCAATGCGCCCAAGCTGCTCGAGCCCACCGCCAAGGCCGCGCCCACGCATGAACCCGACTACTTCATGCGCGACTTCGTCATCAAGAACTTCCTGCCGAACGGCGACCTGCGCAGCGAGCTGTACGGCGCCGAAGGCCGGCACTACCCCGACACCGACACCATCGAGGTCGACAAGGTGCGCATGCGCTCCATCTCGCCCGAGGGGCTGGTGACGCGCTCCACCGCCAACCGCGGGCTGTCGAATTCGGACGGCAGCGAGCTGCAGCTGTTCGGCAACGCCATCGTCATCCGCGACCCGTCGGTGGGTCCCGACGGCAAGCCCACGCCGCGCCTGGAGTTCCGCGGCGAGTTCCTGCACGCCTTCGTCGACACCGAGCGTGTCACGTCGAACCAGCCGGTCACGCTGATCCGCGACAAGGACCAGTTCACGGGCGACACGCTCGACTACGACAACTTGAGCGGCGTCGCCAACCTCAAGGGCCGGGTGCGCGGCGTGCTGATTCCGTCGGCGGCCGCTGCCGCTCCCGCGCCTGCCAAGAAGCGCTGACAACAAGAAGACCGCGAAAGAAGATCACGCATGACCACCTCGGCCCCGCTCGTCTTCATCACCGGCGCGTCGAGCGGTATCGGCCAGGCCCTGGCCGCGAGCTTCCACGACGCGGGCTACAGGCTGGCGCTGGTGGCCCGGCGCACGGCGGAGATCGAGGCCTGGGCAAAGTCGCGCGGTCTGGGCGCGGACGGCTACCGGGTCTACAAGGCCGACGTGGCGCAGACCGACAGCATCGTGGCCGCCGGCAATGACTGCATCGCGCAGCAGGGGTTGCCCGACGTGGTGATCGCCAACGCGGGCATCAGCATCGGCATCGACACCGCGGAGCGCGCCGACCTCGACGTGCTTTCGCAGACCTTCGCCACCAACAACGTCGGGCTGGCGGCGACCTTCCATCCGTTCGTGCGGGCGATGGTGCAGCGCGGCAGCGGCCGGCTGGTCGGCATCGGCAGCGTTGCATCCATCCGCGGCCTGCCCGGCCACGGGGCCTACTGCGCAAGCAAGGCCGGCGTGGTCGCGTACTGCGAGAGCCTGCGCGGAGAGCTGCACAACAGCGGCGTGAAGGTGGTCACCCTCTGCCCCGGCTATATCGACACGCCGCTGACGCAGGGCAACCGCTACGGCATGCCCTTCCTCATGAAGGCCGAAGACTTTGCCGCCCAGGCGCTGCGTGCCATCGAGTCGGGCACGAGCTACCGCGTCATTCCGTGGCAGATGGGCGTGGTCGCCAAGATCATGCGCATGCTGCCGAATGCCGTGCTCGACCGCGCGGTACAGGGGCGCGGCCGCAAGAAGCGAAGCGGCGAGGCCTGAACCGGCGCGAGGAAAAGCGAGCGGCCAAAGAAAAAGGCTCCGGAAGGAGCCTTTTGTCTTTTCTGTGCGTCGAGGTGCAGGACTCAGTAGCCGCTGTTGCCGCCGCCGTAGCCACCGCCACCACCGCTGCGACCACCGCCGCCACCGCCACGGGGGCCGGCGCCGTAGGGGCTGCGGAAACCGCCGTCGCCACCACCGCCGCCGCCGCCGCCACTGCGGCCACCGCCGCCGTAGCCGCCGCCACCGCCGGAGCGGCCACCGCCGCCACCACCGTAGCCGCCACCACCGCCGCCGCCGTAGCCACCGCCACCACCGCCGCCATAACCACCACCGCCGCCGCCGTAGCCGCCGCCACCGCTACGGGGGGGGCGTGCTTCCATGGGACGTGCTTCGTTGACGACGACGCTGCGGCCGCCCAGGGGCTGGCCGTTCATGCCGTTGATGGCGGCCTGTGCTTCCGCGTCACTGCCCATCTCGACGAAGCCGAAGCCCTTCGAGCGGCCGGTGTCGCGCTCCATCATGACCTTGGCGCTGGTCACTGCGCCGAACTGGCCGAAGGCCTGTTCGAGATCACCGTCGCGCACCGAGTAAGGCAGGTTGCCGACGTACAGTTTGTTGCCCATCAAGGGACTCCTATAAACACATCAAGAAAAGCGATGGAGTCCCGAAAGCATCACTCAAACGAGAGCGTCGAGTCGCGCGAAACTGACCGATCACCGAACTGCCTCCCCACCAAAATGAAGTGGGAGGCTCGTGCATTATGGGTGAAATATCCGAAAAGCAAGCAGGAATTTGCTTCTTGAGGTAGCGCCTGTGAAAACAATCAAAAGCTAGCGCCCGCTTACAAGATCGGGTTAGGCCCTTGGCGCTACAGGTAGAATCTCGCCCGTCATTGGGGAGTAGCCGCCTTCCGATCTGCGAGAGGGGCCCGCGTCAACAGACTTGTCCTGCCCCACAGGACATGGCGCGTGCAGTGAGAAAACACCTGGCGAGACCTTTGACCGTGCAACTTCGGGAATATGGCCGAAGGTGTTGCACGGTCAATTGCGTCCTTCGGCCAAGAAACCCCACGTTCAAAAATGGAAGCTTTTCTCGTTGCAACCGGCGTCGTCGCGCTCGCCGAAATGGGCGACAAGACCCAACTATTGGCCCTGCTGCTCGCAGCCCGTTTCAGGAAACCCTGGCCGATCGTCCTCGGCATCTTCGCCGCCACCATCATCAATCACGCCCTGGCGGGTGCCGTGGGGAACTACATCACGCGCTGGCTCGGACCCGAGGTGCTGCGCTGGATTCTTGGTGGCTCGTTCATCGCGATGGCGGTGT includes the following:
- a CDS encoding SDR family oxidoreductase, encoding MTTSAPLVFITGASSGIGQALAASFHDAGYRLALVARRTAEIEAWAKSRGLGADGYRVYKADVAQTDSIVAAGNDCIAQQGLPDVVIANAGISIGIDTAERADLDVLSQTFATNNVGLAATFHPFVRAMVQRGSGRLVGIGSVASIRGLPGHGAYCASKAGVVAYCESLRGELHNSGVKVVTLCPGYIDTPLTQGNRYGMPFLMKAEDFAAQALRAIESGTSYRVIPWQMGVVAKIMRMLPNAVLDRAVQGRGRKKRSGEA
- the lptC gene encoding LPS export ABC transporter periplasmic protein LptC, with translation MNNVKSAWGLVRGVLDRATIYLPIILTAAVALGTYWLVRNAPKLLEPTAKAAPTHEPDYFMRDFVIKNFLPNGDLRSELYGAEGRHYPDTDTIEVDKVRMRSISPEGLVTRSTANRGLSNSDGSELQLFGNAIVIRDPSVGPDGKPTPRLEFRGEFLHAFVDTERVTSNQPVTLIRDKDQFTGDTLDYDNLSGVANLKGRVRGVLIPSAAAAAPAPAKKR
- a CDS encoding KdsC family phosphatase, with the protein product MALEFQAETLLAAQDVRIVFFDIDGVLTDGGVYFTEHGETLKRFSILDGYGLKLLRKAGIVPAVITGRDSKPLRVRLEALGIEHVRYGTEDKLPAAQAMLGQLGFTWAQAAAIGDDWPDLPVLTRVGFAAAPANAHAEVRGVARYVTKARGGEGAAREFCDLLLTACGQYRAMLDAARGPNT
- a CDS encoding RNA recognition motif domain-containing protein; translated protein: MGNKLYVGNLPYSVRDGDLEQAFGQFGAVTSAKVMMERDTGRSKGFGFVEMGSDAEAQAAINGMNGQPLGGRSVVVNEARPMEARPPRSGGGGYGGGGGGYGGGGGGGYGGGGGGGYGGGGGGRSGGGGGYGGGGRSGGGGGGGGDGGFRSPYGAGPRGGGGGGRSGGGGGYGGGNSGY
- a CDS encoding KpsF/GutQ family sugar-phosphate isomerase, encoding MSSRPVPAPVVDPEAILSRARITFDIEAEAVSGLKARVGPSFVDAVRKILEVRGRVVVMGMGKSGHVGRKIAATLASTGTPAMFVHPAEASHGDLGMIKSVDLVLAISNSGEVDELTVILPVVKRQGVPLIAMTGRPESTLARHADIVIDAGVSKEACPLNLAPTASTTAQMAMGDALAVALLDARGFGSEDFARSHPGGALGRKLLTHVSDVMRSGDEVPRVPPSATISELMRAMSIKGFGAAAVVEPDGRASGIFTDGDLRRLIEAGADLRSPKAAEVMHHNPRTIRVDALAVEAAELMEQCGITRLFVIDGAGVVVGAINTNDLMRAKVI